A single window of Methanobacterium bryantii DNA harbors:
- the ahcY gene encoding adenosylhomocysteinase, with amino-acid sequence MSYDVKDISLAPEGKKKIDWVQRHMPVLEHIKAEYEKEKPFKGIKIASCLHLEPKTINLGLTLLAGGAEVAMTGCNPLSTQDDATAAGATMGLNMYGWREETTEEYYETIHKVLDHEPDILIDDGADMIFLVHKERPELIENIMGACEETTTGIHRLKAMAEDKALKFPVIAVNDAYTKYLFDNRYGTGQSTFDSIMGSTNVLIAGKTVVVCGYGWCGRGIAMRANGLGANVIVTEIDPIRALEARMDGYRVMKVAEAVKYADLLLTVTGDIDVVTKEHFKNMKDGCILANSGHFNVEINKGDLMDMAVKHEQLKPDIEGFVMEDGREFYLLADGRLVNLAGERGQGHPAEIMDMSFAVQALSAKHLLGAKLENKVYKAPDEIDDRVSRLKLKAMNIEIDELSPRQSEYLANWEEGT; translated from the coding sequence ATGAGTTATGATGTAAAAGATATTTCACTTGCACCAGAAGGTAAGAAAAAAATAGACTGGGTACAAAGACATATGCCGGTTTTAGAGCATATAAAAGCAGAATATGAAAAAGAAAAACCATTTAAAGGAATTAAGATAGCTTCGTGCTTGCATCTGGAACCTAAAACCATAAATTTAGGATTAACACTTTTAGCGGGCGGTGCTGAAGTTGCAATGACTGGATGTAATCCTCTTTCAACTCAAGATGATGCTACAGCTGCAGGGGCAACTATGGGCCTTAATATGTACGGCTGGAGAGAAGAAACCACAGAAGAATACTATGAAACTATCCATAAAGTACTTGATCATGAGCCAGACATTTTAATTGATGATGGGGCAGATATGATATTTTTGGTACATAAGGAAAGACCAGAACTTATAGAAAATATAATGGGTGCATGTGAGGAAACCACCACTGGAATTCACAGGCTTAAGGCCATGGCCGAAGATAAAGCGTTAAAATTCCCAGTTATTGCTGTAAATGATGCATATACTAAATATTTATTTGACAACAGATATGGAACTGGACAATCAACTTTTGATTCGATAATGGGTTCAACAAATGTCCTTATTGCAGGTAAAACTGTTGTTGTTTGTGGATACGGCTGGTGCGGCCGTGGTATCGCAATGAGGGCCAATGGTCTGGGTGCAAATGTTATTGTAACTGAAATAGACCCTATAAGGGCTTTAGAAGCAAGAATGGATGGATACAGGGTAATGAAAGTGGCAGAAGCAGTTAAATATGCAGATCTTCTTCTAACTGTTACTGGAGATATAGATGTAGTTACAAAAGAACACTTTAAAAATATGAAAGACGGTTGTATACTTGCAAATTCTGGGCATTTCAACGTAGAGATAAACAAGGGCGATCTTATGGATATGGCTGTTAAACATGAACAGTTAAAACCAGATATTGAAGGCTTTGTTATGGAAGATGGAAGGGAATTTTATCTTCTTGCAGATGGAAGGCTTGTTAATTTAGCAGGGGAACGCGGCCAGGGCCATCCAGCAGAAATTATGGACATGAGTTTTGCAGTACAGGCATTATCAGCTAAACATCTTTTAGGGGCTAAATTAGAAAATAAAGTTTATAAAGCTCCAGATGAAATTGATGATAGAGTCTCCAGACTAAAATTAAAGGCAATGAATATTGAAATAGATGAATTAAGCCCAAGACAGTCTGAATATCTTGCAAATTGGGAAGAAGGAACCTAA
- a CDS encoding DUF2119 domain-containing protein, translated as MVVFKKIINKGYNPTRLFIGGVHGKEGLTTIDAISNISENDVKNGNLTMYNFDKSPYISTLDRHYYGSKRGKEIISIIRDIKPEMYVELHCYNSNSFSKLTNLNRKESTGVPPLIHLEKGVLIGSTSPYIRTSLFKEWDVCITLEIPCNYSIESLEVYLNVMKAVAGSKDKYELLDRLRADYPEQVKTAAKYAVELYWDGYPPL; from the coding sequence ATGGTGGTCTTTAAAAAGATAATAAATAAAGGATATAATCCTACACGTCTTTTTATTGGGGGAGTCCACGGGAAAGAAGGACTTACAACTATAGATGCCATTTCTAACATTTCTGAAAATGATGTTAAAAACGGCAACCTTACGATGTACAATTTTGATAAGAGTCCCTATATCAGCACACTTGACAGGCATTATTATGGTTCTAAGAGAGGTAAAGAGATCATATCTATAATTAGGGACATTAAACCTGAAATGTATGTTGAACTCCACTGTTATAACTCAAACAGTTTTAGTAAGTTAACAAATTTAAACAGAAAGGAAAGTACTGGTGTTCCGCCGCTTATACACCTTGAAAAAGGTGTTTTAATAGGTTCAACATCTCCTTACATTCGAACATCTTTATTTAAAGAATGGGATGTTTGTATAACACTTGAAATTCCATGTAACTATTCAATTGAATCTCTTGAGGTTTATTTGAATGTAATGAAGGCTGTTGCAGGTTCGAAGGATAAATATGAATTGCTTGATAGGTTGAGGGCAGATTATCCCGAACAGGTTAAAACTGCAGCAAAATATGCTGTTGAGCTTTACTGGGATGGATATCCTCCATTATAA
- a CDS encoding sensor histidine kinase, whose amino-acid sequence MEPHGAFQTGALNRMSLVAVSSFLLISISLLTIDKKEKGNFHIFQLLIILVGLVSFLIVLGYFYQTTIYPILNTTAPSLYGSVMLFIIFLAIIASRPDKGFMKILTSKGVAGVFARRIIPSIIIIPLILGWLRLLGEHMGLYDAEFGTAITIFFTILILAILVWLSIVSIDNIDVKRFQAEENIKRQAELINLTHDAIFVRNMDDEITFWNKGSEETYGWSQEEALGKVTHKLLHAEYPKPLDEIQEDVLNYGQWDGELIHKKRNGDIITVLSRWSLQKYENGKPLGFLEVNTDITKRKEAQNKFKELVDELRRSNYELQQFTFITSHDLQEPLRNIASFSQLLERRYKGKLDSSADEYIDFIVDGAMRMKEMIQGLLEYSLVGKGENFQPTDVNETIDIVLSNLKRLIDENEAEITHERLPTVTADSRQLVQIFQNLIGNAIKFKRPETQPKINISAHLDTKKKEYIFSVSDNGIGIEKQYSTQIFDIFKRLHTIDEYRGIGIGLAICKRIVERHGGKIWVKSEYGLGSTFYFTIPINHLNS is encoded by the coding sequence ATGGAACCTCATGGTGCTTTTCAAACGGGAGCTTTAAACAGGATGTCCCTGGTTGCGGTTTCAAGCTTCTTATTAATTAGTATTTCCCTTTTAACGATTGATAAGAAAGAAAAGGGAAATTTTCATATTTTTCAGTTATTAATTATTCTTGTGGGCCTTGTATCATTTCTTATTGTTTTAGGATATTTTTACCAAACAACAATTTATCCTATTTTGAACACAACAGCACCATCTCTTTATGGATCTGTTATGTTATTCATTATTTTTCTGGCAATTATTGCCTCTCGTCCAGATAAAGGTTTTATGAAAATATTAACAAGCAAAGGTGTCGCTGGTGTTTTCGCACGGAGAATAATACCCAGTATCATTATTATTCCTTTGATTTTAGGATGGTTAAGACTTTTGGGAGAACATATGGGATTATATGATGCTGAATTTGGAACTGCAATTACCATATTTTTTACTATCTTAATCTTAGCAATTTTAGTCTGGTTAAGTATTGTATCAATTGATAATATCGATGTGAAAAGATTCCAAGCTGAAGAAAATATTAAAAGGCAAGCTGAATTGATAAACCTTACCCATGATGCTATTTTTGTTCGCAACATGGACGATGAAATTACTTTTTGGAATAAGGGCTCTGAAGAAACTTACGGTTGGAGTCAGGAAGAGGCACTGGGAAAAGTCACCCATAAACTACTACATGCTGAGTATCCAAAACCTTTAGATGAAATCCAGGAGGATGTTTTAAACTATGGACAGTGGGATGGGGAATTAATTCATAAAAAAAGAAATGGGGACATTATTACGGTATTGAGTAGATGGTCACTACAAAAATATGAAAATGGAAAACCTTTAGGTTTTTTAGAGGTCAATACTGACATAACTAAACGTAAAGAAGCTCAAAATAAATTTAAAGAACTTGTAGATGAATTAAGACGTTCCAATTATGAACTTCAGCAGTTCACGTTCATTACATCTCATGATTTACAGGAACCACTTCGAAATATTGCAAGTTTTTCACAACTATTGGAGCGACGTTATAAAGGTAAACTGGATAGTAGTGCTGATGAATATATTGATTTTATTGTTGATGGAGCAATGAGGATGAAGGAGATGATTCAGGGTTTACTGGAATATTCTCTTGTTGGAAAAGGTGAAAACTTTCAACCGACAGATGTTAATGAAACCATTGATATTGTTTTATCTAATCTTAAAAGGTTAATTGATGAAAATGAAGCTGAGATAACTCATGAAAGGCTTCCTACTGTAACGGCTGATTCTAGACAGTTGGTTCAGATATTCCAGAATCTTATAGGAAACGCCATTAAATTTAAAAGGCCAGAAACACAGCCAAAAATCAACATTTCGGCACATCTAGATACAAAAAAGAAGGAATATATATTTTCAGTCTCTGATAATGGAATTGGAATTGAAAAACAGTACAGTACCCAAATTTTTGATATTTTCAAACGGTTACATACAATTGATGAGTATAGGGGGATAGGTATCGGTCTTGCAATCTGTAAACGGATCGTTGAACGCCATGGAGGGAAAATTTGGGTTAAATCGGAATATGGTTTAGGTTCAACCTTTTATTTCACAATTCCAATTAACCATCTAAATTCTTAA